One Asticcacaulis sp. MM231 DNA segment encodes these proteins:
- a CDS encoding prepilin-type N-terminal cleavage/methylation domain-containing protein has protein sequence MTRKDSGFTLTEALIALLVISLALAGALQASRIVAKFNSRVVTQAKRDKDLISFQAQAAKRLLPLQPITDDKLKGDARQMAFPCDPTAPTPLCTLSAPTGTFVYLSGGSAHAVWPYGQPSSSTPSARLEAVALRDQQGKTLAVIKLPVEHAGDCQFDMISRNCREVSPQTEPDTSKVAMP, from the coding sequence ATGACCCGGAAGGATTCAGGATTTACGCTGACCGAAGCACTCATCGCCTTACTTGTGATCAGCCTGGCACTGGCAGGGGCATTACAGGCCAGCAGGATAGTCGCCAAATTCAATTCGCGCGTTGTCACGCAAGCGAAGAGAGACAAGGATTTGATTTCATTTCAGGCGCAGGCCGCCAAGCGGCTTTTGCCCCTTCAACCCATAACCGACGACAAGCTTAAGGGGGATGCAAGGCAGATGGCTTTTCCCTGCGATCCAACGGCGCCAACCCCGCTTTGTACCCTCAGCGCACCAACAGGCACATTTGTTTACCTGAGTGGCGGTAGCGCCCATGCCGTCTGGCCTTACGGCCAGCCATCCTCTTCAACGCCGTCAGCGCGTCTTGAAGCCGTGGCGCTACGGGATCAGCAGGGGAAAACCCTAGCCGTTATTAAATTACCGGTTGAACATGCAGGCGATTGCCAGTTTGATATGATTTCGCGTAACTGCCGTGAGGTCAGCCCTCAGACTGAACCGGACACTTCCAAGGTGGCGATGCCATGA
- a CDS encoding IS5 family transposase, with the protein MRGSDSRSGSLFSYVDIEARVRRDHPLRTIRELSDAALETLTVDFSKLYSGMGRPSIAPEMLLRAMLLQAFYSIRSERQLMERLEFDLLFRWFVGLGIDGAAWDHSTFSKNRDRLLEGEIAAKFLAAVLAQPRVKRLLSTDHFSVDGTLIEAWASMKSFKARAQDDKDPPAPSSGGRNADVDFKGQKRSNDTHESTTDPEAKLYRKGPGMEAKLCFMGHTLMENRSGLIVDTRMTTANGHAERIAALSMIEPRADRPKAISLGADKGYDAEDFVNELKSMNVRPHVAQNDTGRRSNIDRRTTRHAGYAMSQKIRKRIEEGFGWLKTVGNSRKTRFKGTDRVGWGFTFAMAAYNLVRLPKLLQAST; encoded by the coding sequence ATGCGTGGTTCAGACAGTCGGAGTGGTTCTCTATTTTCCTATGTCGACATAGAGGCTCGTGTCCGCCGCGATCATCCGCTGCGGACGATCCGCGAACTGTCAGATGCGGCTCTTGAGACGCTGACAGTTGATTTTTCCAAGCTCTACTCTGGCATGGGGCGTCCCTCGATCGCCCCTGAGATGCTGCTGCGGGCCATGCTTTTGCAAGCCTTTTACTCGATCCGTTCGGAGCGTCAGCTTATGGAACGTCTTGAGTTTGACCTGCTGTTTCGCTGGTTCGTTGGCTTGGGTATCGACGGTGCGGCATGGGACCATTCGACGTTCTCTAAAAACCGTGACCGTCTTTTAGAAGGCGAGATTGCGGCCAAGTTTTTGGCCGCCGTGTTGGCACAGCCGCGCGTAAAACGTTTGCTCTCAACGGACCACTTCAGCGTCGATGGCACTTTGATCGAAGCCTGGGCTTCAATGAAAAGCTTTAAGGCAAGGGCGCAGGATGACAAAGACCCACCGGCACCAAGCTCGGGTGGTCGCAATGCTGATGTCGATTTTAAAGGCCAAAAACGCTCCAACGACACCCATGAGAGTACGACTGACCCTGAGGCGAAGCTTTACCGCAAAGGGCCGGGCATGGAGGCCAAGCTTTGCTTTATGGGTCATACCTTGATGGAGAACCGCTCGGGCCTGATTGTCGACACCCGTATGACCACAGCAAACGGTCATGCCGAGCGCATTGCCGCGTTATCGATGATCGAACCGCGTGCGGACCGGCCCAAAGCTATCAGCCTTGGGGCCGACAAGGGCTACGACGCCGAGGACTTCGTCAATGAACTGAAGTCGATGAACGTTCGCCCTCACGTCGCGCAGAATGATACTGGCCGACGCTCGAACATTGATCGGCGCACGACCCGTCATGCCGGTTACGCCATGAGCCAGAAGATACGTAAGCGCATCGAGGAAGGCTTCGGTTGGCTGAAGACCGTTGGCAACTCCCGAAAGACGCGGTTCAAAGGCACAGATCGCGTCGGGTGGGGCTTTACCTTCGCCATGGCGGCCTACAATCTCGTGCGATTACCCAAACTGTTGCAGGCATCGACATGA
- a CDS encoding RHS repeat-associated core domain-containing protein — translation MITLAAMRQTVTGAILAAGVLAGLAFGPAATAQSIEQPPLLSAIDQNGVNLATGNLSLPDLSVATAGISRTGQAFLKASNRSVVSTDNFTGSYVVGFEGTAVMGSAYPAGTYWLFVSFRGKVMRFLLGSGYYMNPSYPASFSAGPYEEIGVPTPAKFDCGSFTGQQVNDYQATCTLKLADTTEVVYVGSAMGQKGVMTKITSPAGEVTDIAYYNDSNGSPRAINTVNDSLGWALKYTVNSSYVVTGVTAVNTTLSQCVASSCTPNSGAPAASLNIVSGTRTLAQNGTTIGSYTINGDTVTISVPGGPTKTVTLYPTTDTAYTGRVKSIQIGTSTWAYSYGYDTVTPTVFVATVQAPNGSVRKSGFEYSKKKIIYQIDEANRKSEYRYDGYDRVFKVINPDGSESTGGFTAYKYGVRGNIEKTFVVPKNGITGGVYETATNLIVTTAIYATSCDAPTVTNGNYRYCNKPLSVTDTNGIRTDYEYHSGSGEVAKVRRPSVNGVQAETRFTYELKTPTAKYPNATVSNQPQIWRQIGTSSCMAQSLAGCVGGIDERKTTTAYAAGGNILPVSTTVSRGDSSLAQTTTVAYNDNGAVVVSDGPMPGAVDEIYTFYDALGRVEGTVGPDPDGSSGSRQRHASHTWYDGAGRAWRTDVGTVPTSTYSGGTAAARNSQAYADLGSMTIQASDTIEFNAAGLPAISRHFIGASTGTPKVVSQRSYDTMFRVDCDAKRFKIADFANLSNMSACSLGTASGSETKDQITKYNYDNVTGLLLSTASGYGTTLARTDSLKSFDTSGATSTGNLLWVEDAKGNRTSYTYDTFNRLIKTCYPLASTLHQSSTTDCEQTTYRTAPVTGTGSVGSVANTVTLRDNQTIMFSYDSALRLTSKSGPVAESYVYDNFDQVIEHKSNSTWSQLSNAAQARQAYTYNALGWLLTATTNILTAADASTTTNQTLTYQYDAIGRRSQMTYPDGFYVTYRYSDANELVRICENGSNCVDGNTSALNFAYDDYGRRTSTTARKADGSALTLASYGYDTSRRMQTIALPGNTITLGYTISDQINSRSNSMAIFDPPAPVAGTTTYGVNGLNHMTAAGTSTLGYDARGNLSSDGAVTYSYSASNLLISTTSGATLKYDAESRLRMASSGSSAMRQYLYDGVNLIAEYDSSGVIVRRYVHGTGNDEPLIWYEKNGASFDKRFFASDERGSIVSINGDTGATLAQYIYDAYGLPTKVNGTIDSRFLYTGQVWLADVSLYYYKARMYAPSLGRFMQTDPLGYSDGMNWYAYVGNDPLNSTDPSGLCISRDF, via the coding sequence ATGATAACGCTTGCAGCTATGCGTCAAACGGTAACGGGCGCCATCTTGGCGGCAGGTGTTTTGGCAGGACTAGCATTCGGTCCTGCTGCAACAGCCCAATCGATCGAACAGCCACCGCTTCTCAGCGCAATCGATCAGAACGGTGTCAATTTGGCGACCGGCAATCTGTCACTTCCGGACCTTAGTGTCGCGACCGCCGGCATCAGTCGCACGGGGCAAGCTTTCCTAAAGGCGTCCAATCGTTCCGTCGTATCAACTGATAACTTCACTGGGAGCTATGTGGTTGGTTTCGAAGGCACTGCTGTTATGGGGTCTGCGTATCCGGCAGGGACTTACTGGCTCTTTGTAAGTTTTCGAGGCAAGGTCATGCGTTTCCTTCTGGGCAGCGGGTATTATATGAACCCATCCTATCCCGCGTCGTTTAGTGCGGGACCTTACGAAGAGATTGGCGTGCCGACACCCGCCAAATTCGATTGCGGAAGCTTCACAGGGCAGCAGGTAAATGACTACCAGGCCACTTGTACCCTTAAGCTCGCCGATACGACGGAGGTTGTCTACGTCGGATCCGCAATGGGACAGAAGGGGGTTATGACTAAAATCACCTCGCCCGCCGGCGAGGTGACAGATATCGCCTACTACAACGATTCAAATGGTTCGCCTCGTGCCATCAATACTGTAAATGACTCACTCGGCTGGGCCCTCAAATACACGGTAAATAGCAGTTACGTAGTAACAGGTGTAACAGCCGTGAACACAACACTCAGCCAGTGCGTCGCGTCGTCATGCACGCCCAATTCTGGGGCTCCCGCCGCCAGTCTTAATATTGTCAGCGGAACTCGGACACTGGCGCAGAATGGGACGACGATCGGCAGCTACACAATCAACGGAGATACGGTCACTATCAGCGTTCCTGGCGGGCCAACAAAAACAGTTACGCTATACCCTACGACCGACACCGCCTACACCGGACGTGTTAAGTCAATTCAGATTGGTACCTCTACTTGGGCCTATTCCTATGGATATGATACCGTCACGCCTACAGTATTCGTGGCAACGGTGCAGGCTCCGAACGGATCGGTTAGAAAAAGTGGTTTTGAATATAGTAAAAAGAAGATAATTTATCAAATAGACGAAGCCAATCGGAAGTCCGAATATAGATACGATGGCTATGACAGGGTTTTTAAGGTTATAAATCCTGACGGCAGCGAATCAACAGGTGGCTTCACAGCGTACAAGTATGGTGTTCGCGGCAACATCGAAAAGACCTTTGTTGTTCCAAAGAACGGAATTACAGGGGGCGTGTACGAAACCGCCACAAATCTCATTGTTACAACGGCGATCTATGCGACGAGCTGCGACGCGCCGACGGTCACAAACGGAAACTATAGATATTGCAACAAACCATTGAGCGTCACTGACACCAATGGCATCCGCACGGACTACGAATACCATTCCGGCAGTGGTGAAGTCGCAAAGGTCCGGAGACCGAGCGTCAATGGCGTGCAAGCCGAGACCCGTTTTACTTACGAACTGAAGACGCCGACGGCCAAATATCCCAATGCCACGGTGTCGAACCAGCCTCAAATTTGGCGCCAGATAGGTACGTCAAGTTGTATGGCTCAGAGCTTGGCCGGTTGCGTAGGGGGTATTGACGAGCGTAAGACGACGACTGCCTACGCTGCGGGCGGCAACATCCTGCCGGTTTCTACGACGGTCAGCAGAGGCGATAGCAGCCTAGCTCAGACAACCACTGTAGCCTACAACGACAATGGTGCTGTGGTGGTTAGCGACGGGCCGATGCCCGGTGCCGTTGATGAAATCTACACCTTTTATGACGCCTTGGGGCGTGTGGAGGGCACTGTTGGTCCTGATCCGGACGGTTCATCTGGATCGCGCCAGCGTCATGCAAGCCACACTTGGTACGATGGGGCGGGGCGGGCCTGGAGGACGGATGTAGGTACAGTTCCAACTTCGACCTATTCCGGAGGTACAGCGGCGGCGCGAAATTCTCAGGCCTACGCCGACCTCGGTTCGATGACTATTCAGGCTAGTGACACGATCGAATTCAACGCGGCAGGGCTTCCAGCGATCTCTCGTCACTTTATCGGCGCTTCGACCGGGACGCCGAAAGTTGTAAGTCAGCGCTCATACGACACCATGTTCAGGGTGGATTGCGATGCAAAGCGTTTTAAAATTGCGGATTTTGCCAACCTATCCAATATGAGCGCCTGCTCTCTTGGAACGGCCTCTGGCAGCGAGACAAAAGATCAAATTACAAAGTATAATTATGATAACGTCACAGGACTTTTACTGAGCACGGCGTCAGGATATGGCACGACACTTGCGCGTACAGATTCGCTGAAGTCTTTTGATACCAGTGGGGCCACCTCAACGGGAAATCTCCTCTGGGTAGAAGACGCCAAAGGTAATAGAACAAGTTATACTTACGATACGTTCAATCGCTTGATTAAAACCTGTTATCCCCTAGCCAGTACTCTGCACCAGAGTTCGACGACCGATTGCGAGCAAACGACTTATCGCACAGCGCCTGTTACTGGCACAGGCTCGGTGGGAAGCGTTGCTAATACGGTCACCTTGCGAGACAATCAGACGATTATGTTCAGCTACGACAGTGCGCTTCGCCTGACATCGAAAAGTGGGCCTGTCGCCGAGAGTTACGTCTATGACAACTTCGATCAGGTCATCGAACATAAGAGCAATAGTACGTGGAGCCAACTCAGCAACGCAGCGCAGGCCCGGCAAGCCTACACCTATAATGCCTTGGGCTGGTTGTTGACCGCGACCACGAATATCTTAACGGCGGCAGATGCCAGTACAACAACGAACCAGACCTTAACTTATCAGTATGACGCCATCGGCCGCCGCAGCCAAATGACCTATCCCGACGGATTCTACGTTACTTATAGGTATAGTGATGCCAATGAATTGGTTCGAATTTGCGAGAACGGATCGAACTGCGTTGATGGTAATACGTCGGCGCTCAACTTCGCTTACGATGACTATGGCCGCCGGACTTCAACAACGGCGCGAAAAGCCGACGGCTCTGCACTGACACTGGCGTCTTATGGCTATGACACCAGTCGACGTATGCAAACGATAGCATTGCCAGGCAACACGATCACGCTCGGCTACACTATCTCCGACCAAATCAATAGTCGTTCCAACTCCATGGCAATTTTTGACCCCCCGGCGCCGGTAGCCGGAACTACGACCTACGGCGTTAATGGACTCAACCATATGACTGCGGCGGGTACCAGCACGCTCGGTTATGATGCTCGCGGCAATTTGAGTTCAGACGGCGCGGTGACCTATAGCTACAGCGCTTCTAACCTGCTGATTTCGACGACCTCAGGCGCGACGCTTAAATATGACGCTGAGAGCAGATTGCGGATGGCAAGTTCCGGTTCAAGCGCGATGCGACAGTACCTATATGATGGCGTGAATTTAATTGCGGAGTACGACAGTTCGGGAGTTATCGTCCGCCGCTATGTCCATGGCACAGGCAACGACGAACCGTTGATATGGTATGAGAAAAACGGCGCCAGTTTCGATAAGCGCTTCTTTGCCAGTGACGAGCGGGGGTCAATCGTTTCCATTAATGGTGACACCGGCGCGACACTCGCGCAGTACATCTACGATGCGTACGGCCTTCCAACAAAAGTCAACGGTACAATTGACAGCCGCTTTCTTTACACGGGGCAAGTGTGGCTCGCGGATGTAAGCCTCTACTACTATAAGGCCCGCATGTACGCACCAAGCCTTGGTCGCTTCATGCAGACGGATCCATTAGGCTACTCCGACGGAATGAACTGGTATGCGTATGTCGGAAACGATCCATTGAATAGCACTGATCCTTCGGGCCTGTGCATTTCGCGTGATTTCTGA
- a CDS encoding Ig-like domain-containing protein, producing the protein MHAFELPPNICKLGWKIRGAIMQHKATALTLRLTGLGSSLRALSAGVCMLALLATPGLAGTLSYSYDDLGRVKRVTYPNGTVVDYSYDSADNRTQVVRTPPAPSAGNVSLTTAYNTAGTVALAPAGSWTSLSVVTTPANGTASISGSNATFTPNAGYIGSTSFTYKASGAGGDSAPATVSVTVTAPAIPTAGNVSMTTAYNAAGSVTLAPGGVWTSLSVVSQSPNGTAAISGTTATFTPNAGFIGTTSFTYKATGPGGQSSSATVNVTVNAPAAPTAANVSSSTNYNTAASIALAPGGMYNSLAIASQPANGTVSVSGTTATFTPNTGFIGNTSFTYTASGPGGTSAPGTVTVSVAAPAAPTVGNVSLSTGYNTSGTVALSPSGTYSSLAIASQPANGSASVSGTTATFTPNAGFYGNTSFTYTATGAGGTSSPATVSVNVATPPAPAVSNVTLNTAYNTAGSVALAPSGVYNSLSVASQPANGSASISGTAATFTPNTGFYGNTSFTYTATGPGGTSSPATVSVNVAIPAAPTAGNVSLTTSYNTAGSVALAPSGVYTSLAVASQPANGTASISGTTATFTPNSGFSGNTSFTYTVSGPGGTSAPATVSVNVPAYVNQPPICNNWQQSSSYPAPPYGPNSITLNIPAAAYLYQCHDPDGGTLSLVTPTMPYPITVVRGQTRYVSFTVSDGQGGSSTATLTVIFQP; encoded by the coding sequence TTGCACGCTTTCGAATTGCCCCCGAATATCTGCAAGTTGGGGTGGAAAATTCGAGGGGCAATCATGCAACACAAGGCAACGGCGTTGACGCTACGACTCACAGGTCTGGGGTCCAGCCTTAGGGCGCTTTCTGCGGGCGTTTGCATGCTCGCCCTGCTTGCCACACCTGGTTTGGCTGGCACCCTGTCCTATTCTTACGACGACTTAGGCCGAGTGAAACGCGTCACGTATCCGAATGGCACCGTTGTCGATTATTCCTATGACTCCGCTGACAATCGCACGCAGGTGGTGCGTACGCCGCCGGCACCGAGCGCTGGCAACGTCTCGCTGACCACGGCTTACAATACAGCAGGCACAGTCGCCTTGGCGCCCGCCGGGTCGTGGACCTCACTTTCGGTCGTGACGACGCCCGCCAACGGCACGGCCTCGATATCCGGGTCTAATGCCACCTTCACGCCGAACGCGGGCTATATCGGTTCGACCAGCTTTACCTACAAGGCGAGTGGTGCCGGCGGAGATAGCGCTCCTGCGACCGTTAGTGTGACAGTTACTGCACCGGCAATTCCCACTGCGGGCAATGTGTCAATGACGACCGCGTACAATGCGGCAGGTTCGGTCACATTAGCGCCTGGTGGTGTCTGGACATCCTTATCGGTTGTTTCGCAGTCACCAAACGGCACGGCGGCGATTTCTGGAACGACGGCCACTTTCACACCAAACGCAGGGTTCATTGGCACCACAAGCTTTACCTATAAGGCGACGGGGCCTGGCGGCCAAAGCTCTTCGGCAACCGTCAACGTCACGGTCAACGCGCCTGCCGCGCCGACGGCGGCCAATGTCTCGTCGTCAACCAACTACAACACAGCGGCGTCGATCGCGCTTGCGCCAGGCGGTATGTACAACTCGCTTGCGATCGCCTCACAACCTGCCAATGGGACGGTTTCCGTTTCCGGAACGACGGCCACTTTTACGCCGAATACGGGCTTCATCGGGAACACCAGTTTCACTTACACGGCGTCCGGGCCCGGTGGCACCAGCGCACCTGGCACAGTTACCGTCAGCGTCGCGGCGCCGGCAGCCCCAACAGTAGGCAATGTCAGCCTCAGTACAGGATATAACACGTCCGGTACCGTGGCTCTGTCGCCTTCGGGCACTTACAGTTCACTGGCTATCGCATCACAGCCAGCCAACGGCTCAGCCTCCGTATCGGGCACTACGGCGACCTTCACGCCCAATGCAGGCTTTTATGGCAACACCAGCTTCACCTACACGGCCACAGGCGCGGGGGGAACAAGTTCGCCCGCAACCGTCAGTGTTAATGTTGCCACGCCACCAGCCCCTGCCGTAAGCAACGTAACTTTGAACACGGCTTACAATACCGCGGGCAGTGTCGCACTTGCACCCTCTGGGGTTTATAACTCCCTGTCCGTTGCGTCTCAGCCTGCTAATGGATCCGCTTCGATCTCCGGAACTGCGGCTACCTTCACGCCGAATACAGGCTTCTATGGAAACACCAGCTTCACCTATACGGCGACTGGCCCTGGCGGGACAAGCTCTCCAGCCACGGTGAGCGTGAACGTTGCGATACCCGCAGCGCCCACCGCAGGAAACGTGTCGTTGACGACGTCGTATAATACGGCAGGGTCTGTTGCTCTGGCACCTTCGGGCGTCTACACATCACTCGCCGTAGCCTCTCAGCCTGCCAACGGTACCGCTTCGATTTCGGGAACGACGGCAACCTTTACACCCAATTCAGGCTTCAGCGGAAACACGAGCTTCACCTATACCGTTAGCGGACCAGGCGGCACAAGCGCTCCCGCGACAGTTAGCGTCAATGTGCCGGCCTATGTTAACCAGCCACCAATATGCAACAACTGGCAACAAAGCTCTAGTTACCCGGCTCCGCCATATGGCCCGAACTCGATTACCCTTAATATTCCTGCTGCTGCATATCTTTACCAATGTCATGATCCTGACGGCGGAACTCTCTCGTTAGTTACTCCGACTATGCCCTACCCAATCACCGTGGTTCGTGGTCAGACGCGCTATGTTTCGTTTACCGTTTCTGACGGTCAAGGGGGCAGCAGCACAGCCACCCTTACAGTCATATTCCAGCCGTAG
- a CDS encoding PadR family transcriptional regulator, whose protein sequence is MTRAPNISHQTRAVLSVLISQPQAWRYGYDLLKETELKSGTLYPLLIRLHDQGLLEAEWRPAAQPGRPPRHAYRLTSAGLALALLQRSELVVIRNPSRAASA, encoded by the coding sequence ATGACACGAGCGCCTAATATTTCACATCAGACCCGTGCGGTCCTTTCAGTACTTATAAGCCAGCCCCAGGCTTGGCGCTATGGATATGACTTGTTGAAAGAGACGGAGCTTAAGTCGGGCACCCTTTATCCGCTACTAATTAGGCTTCACGATCAAGGGCTGCTTGAGGCGGAATGGCGCCCCGCTGCACAGCCTGGGCGCCCGCCGCGCCATGCCTACCGCCTAACCAGCGCTGGATTGGCCCTCGCGTTATTACAACGATCAGAATTGGTCGTCATTCGCAATCCTTCAAGGGCGGCCAGCGCATGA